Proteins encoded in a region of the Rhizobium sp. CC-YZS058 genome:
- a CDS encoding GumC family protein, which produces MSGLSGSQQDVDIDLGALFRAIWRRRTRVLLATVAVAGLAFAGANLMAPRYESEARLLIESREPEFSAAAPAPQPQSATAFDESGIASEVQVLRSIDLIKQVARSMKLYELKEFDPTADPSAISDLLVMLGVKQNPLDLPPEERVLKIFQEKLQVYQVEKSRVIAIQFSSEDRQLAAAIPNEMAKIYLSLQSGAKLDSNSEATRWLEPEIANLREKVRMAEEKVATYRSQSDLLGAGDQSNFATRQMTDLSTELARVRGERANAEARAENVRSALTSGRGAETLNDVVGSQMIQRLKESESQIQSQIADLSVTLLDGHPRLKGLKSQLVGIRGQIRAETEKILASLQNEAKVGELREQQLTRQLNTLKANSARAGEDEVGLRALEREAAAQRQLLETYLARYREATSRTGASAAPADARIISKAVEPTEAAFPKVLPITLVAALATFLISSVIILLSELFSGRALRPVGAAAPAAVVATPVDRQRRRDHGEAIAPAASAAVHAPAPIAAPAPIAPARPQEVEVEEGFAVEDVAETLLAARVSVAVCVEPSSEAGSDNTVLLARLLAEGGHRVVLIDLTGAGRPTRLMATSGDLPGITDLLAGDVAFSDTIHGDRHSEAHLLPQGTADAAHAMRAVDRLPIVVEALSNAYDLVLIDCGNASSAAVTRIARDGETDIILSAPEVEPDSLVAAIESFAEAGYRNIHVMTGSTGGDTRGTRRKPRAA; this is translated from the coding sequence ATGTCGGGTCTCAGCGGCAGCCAACAGGACGTGGATATCGACCTCGGGGCTCTGTTCCGCGCCATCTGGCGTCGTCGCACGCGCGTTCTCCTGGCCACCGTGGCGGTGGCGGGCCTTGCTTTTGCGGGTGCGAACCTGATGGCGCCGCGCTACGAAAGCGAGGCGCGGCTGCTGATCGAATCCCGCGAGCCGGAGTTTTCCGCCGCCGCTCCCGCCCCGCAGCCCCAGAGCGCGACCGCCTTCGACGAATCCGGCATTGCAAGCGAGGTGCAGGTGCTGCGCTCCATCGACCTGATCAAGCAGGTCGCCCGCAGTATGAAGCTCTACGAACTGAAGGAGTTCGACCCCACCGCCGATCCCTCGGCCATCTCCGACCTTCTGGTCATGCTGGGGGTGAAGCAGAACCCGCTCGATCTGCCGCCGGAGGAGCGCGTCCTCAAGATCTTCCAGGAAAAGCTGCAGGTCTACCAGGTCGAGAAATCCCGCGTCATCGCCATCCAGTTCTCCTCCGAGGACCGGCAGTTGGCGGCGGCCATTCCGAACGAGATGGCGAAGATCTATCTGTCGCTGCAGAGCGGGGCGAAGCTCGACAGCAATTCGGAGGCGACCCGCTGGCTGGAGCCCGAGATCGCCAACCTGCGGGAAAAGGTGCGGATGGCGGAAGAGAAGGTCGCGACCTATCGCTCCCAGTCCGATCTACTGGGCGCCGGCGACCAGAGCAATTTCGCCACGCGGCAGATGACCGATCTGTCGACCGAACTGGCCCGCGTGCGCGGCGAGCGCGCCAATGCCGAGGCACGGGCGGAAAACGTTCGTTCCGCGCTCACGAGCGGCCGCGGCGCCGAGACGCTCAACGATGTCGTCGGCTCGCAGATGATCCAGCGGCTGAAGGAATCGGAATCGCAGATCCAGAGCCAGATCGCCGATCTCTCCGTCACCCTGCTCGACGGCCATCCGCGGCTGAAAGGTCTCAAGTCCCAGCTCGTCGGCATTCGCGGCCAGATCCGCGCCGAGACCGAGAAGATCCTGGCGAGCCTGCAGAACGAGGCGAAGGTCGGCGAGTTGCGCGAGCAGCAACTGACCCGCCAGCTCAACACGCTGAAGGCCAATTCCGCACGTGCCGGGGAGGACGAGGTGGGGCTTCGGGCGCTCGAACGCGAGGCGGCGGCGCAGCGTCAGCTTCTGGAAACCTATCTGGCTCGCTATCGCGAGGCGACCTCGCGCACCGGCGCGAGCGCCGCGCCGGCCGATGCCCGCATCATTTCCAAGGCCGTCGAGCCCACCGAGGCTGCTTTTCCGAAGGTGTTGCCGATCACCCTCGTTGCGGCACTTGCCACATTCCTCATCTCCTCGGTCATTATCCTGCTTTCCGAACTGTTTTCAGGGCGTGCCCTGCGCCCGGTCGGCGCTGCGGCGCCGGCTGCAGTGGTGGCGACGCCCGTCGACCGGCAGCGCAGACGGGATCATGGCGAAGCCATCGCGCCCGCCGCATCTGCTGCCGTGCATGCACCGGCGCCCATTGCCGCACCGGCCCCGATCGCGCCCGCCCGCCCGCAAGAGGTCGAAGTGGAGGAGGGGTTTGCGGTCGAAGACGTGGCGGAAACCCTGCTTGCCGCGCGCGTCTCGGTCGCGGTCTGCGTGGAGCCCTCCAGCGAGGCCGGGTCGGACAACACCGTCCTCCTTGCCCGCCTGCTGGCGGAAGGCGGGCACCGGGTGGTGCTGATCGACCTGACCGGTGCCGGACGTCCGACGCGGCTCATGGCCACGAGCGGCGATCTGCCGGGAATCACCGATCTCCTGGCCGGCGATGTCGCCTTCTCCGACACGATCCATGGCGACCGGCACTCCGAAGCCCATCTCCTTCCGCAGGGCACGGCGGATGCCGCGCATGCCATGCGCGCGGTCGATCGGTTGCCGATCGTCGTCGAGGCGCTGTCGAATGCCTATGACCTTGTGCTGATCGATTGCGGCAATGCATCGAGCGCGGCCGTGACGCGGATCGCGCGCGACGGCGAGACGGACATCATCCTCTCCGCACCCGAGGTCGAGCCGGACAGCCTGGTGGCGGCGATCGAATCCTTCGCCGAGGCCGGCTATCGCAACATTCACGTCATGACCGGCTCCACCGGCGGTGATACGCGGGGAACGCGCCGCAAACCGCGCGCGGCCTGA
- a CDS encoding polysaccharide biosynthesis/export family protein, translating into MGWAKGTISVTAAVLSVATVLSGCTSYKPAPKAFSEATIQPYRLDSGDRLRVSVFEQPGLTGTYTVDQAGYVAYPLIGSVPARGRTLSELEATIAEKLRGGYLRDPDVTIEVDRYRSVFIMGEVGQAGQYSYVPGMTVQNAIAVAGGFSPRANQSTVDVTRKVNGRIVTGRVPITDPVMAGDTLYIRERLF; encoded by the coding sequence ATGGGTTGGGCGAAAGGAACGATCAGTGTGACGGCAGCCGTCTTGTCGGTTGCCACGGTGCTGTCCGGCTGCACCAGCTACAAGCCCGCCCCGAAGGCCTTCAGCGAAGCGACCATCCAGCCCTACCGGCTGGACAGCGGCGACCGCTTGCGCGTCTCCGTCTTCGAACAGCCGGGCCTGACCGGCACCTACACGGTCGACCAGGCCGGCTATGTCGCCTACCCCCTGATCGGCTCGGTACCCGCCCGCGGCCGCACGCTGAGCGAACTCGAAGCCACCATCGCCGAGAAACTGCGCGGCGGCTATCTGCGCGATCCCGACGTGACGATCGAGGTCGATCGCTATCGCTCCGTCTTCATCATGGGCGAGGTCGGACAGGCCGGGCAATATTCCTACGTGCCGGGCATGACCGTGCAGAACGCGATTGCCGTTGCCGGCGGCTTCTCGCCGCGCGCCAACCAGTCGACCGTCGATGTCACGCGCAAGGTCAATGGACGGATTGTCACCGGCCGCGTGCCGATAACCGATCCGGTGATGGCGGGCGACACGCTCTACATCCGCGAACGGCTCTTCTGA
- a CDS encoding glycosyltransferase family 4 protein, which translates to MAEQRPLRIIHCFRSPVGGIFRHVRDLALAHAAAGHQVGIVCDSTTGGDYEDALFREILPHLSLGLVRLPIRRAIGPSDAAALWRGYKEIRSLQPDILHGHGAKGGALARVIGSVLRVNKYCVSRLYSPHGGSLHYDRATPAGLGIMALERFQERWTDALVFVCDYERETYARKIGAPTVKTARIYNGVAAEEFVPVVPRPDAVDFLYIGMLRDLKGPDIFIDAFARTERLIGRPLSALMIGDGPQQEDYMRMKLERGLGKRIGMAPATHARAAFARTRIVVLPSRAEAMPYIVLEALAAGMPVIATRVGGVPEIFGPDSAALATPNDAQSLAEIMAAAHDNPDWAKTALPDPVRFREAFSVETMSAEMLALYRSLLVETAQSEPARPAQA; encoded by the coding sequence ATGGCCGAGCAGAGGCCGCTGCGCATCATTCACTGCTTTCGCTCGCCGGTTGGCGGTATTTTCCGGCATGTGCGGGATCTGGCGCTTGCCCATGCCGCCGCCGGGCATCAGGTCGGTATCGTCTGCGACAGCACGACCGGGGGAGACTACGAGGACGCGCTGTTTCGGGAAATCCTGCCCCATCTCTCGCTCGGCCTCGTTCGCCTGCCGATCCGCCGGGCGATCGGGCCTTCCGACGCGGCGGCGCTCTGGCGAGGCTACAAGGAGATCAGAAGTTTGCAGCCGGACATCCTGCACGGCCACGGCGCCAAGGGCGGCGCGCTGGCCAGGGTGATCGGCTCGGTGCTGCGGGTGAACAAGTATTGCGTCTCCCGCCTTTATTCCCCGCATGGCGGCAGCCTGCATTATGACCGCGCAACGCCTGCAGGCCTTGGAATCATGGCGCTCGAACGCTTCCAGGAACGCTGGACCGACGCGCTGGTCTTCGTCTGCGACTATGAGCGCGAGACCTATGCGCGCAAGATCGGCGCACCGACGGTGAAGACCGCACGGATCTACAACGGCGTGGCGGCGGAGGAGTTCGTGCCCGTCGTGCCGCGTCCGGATGCGGTCGATTTCCTCTATATCGGCATGCTGCGCGACCTGAAGGGTCCCGATATCTTCATCGATGCCTTCGCGCGGACGGAGCGCCTCATCGGCCGGCCGCTTTCGGCCCTGATGATCGGCGATGGGCCTCAGCAGGAAGACTACATGCGCATGAAGCTCGAACGCGGGCTGGGGAAGCGCATCGGCATGGCGCCCGCCACCCACGCCCGCGCCGCCTTCGCCCGCACGCGCATCGTCGTGCTGCCCTCCCGCGCCGAGGCCATGCCCTATATCGTGCTCGAGGCGCTGGCTGCCGGCATGCCGGTCATCGCCACTCGGGTCGGCGGGGTGCCGGAGATTTTCGGGCCGGACAGCGCGGCGCTTGCCACGCCGAACGACGCGCAGTCTCTGGCCGAAATCATGGCCGCGGCACATGACAACCCCGATTGGGCGAAGACCGCCCTGCCCGATCCTGTCCGCTTCCGCGAGGCCTTTTCCGTGGAGACGATGAGCGCCGAGATGCTGGCGCTCTATCGCTCGCTCCTGGTCGAAACGGCACAGTCCGAGCCTGCTCGTCCCGCGCAGGCGTAA
- a CDS encoding undecaprenyl-phosphate glucose phosphotransferase codes for MNQIDKPETFDTEALRRKISEIRTYDRSEPAPETDPKPLNPLARRVAQQFRTDTRSPTIVIGLLRLFEFLALFLIGYGINALYVAPDFDRWLGYCAMLLASSLMTVVFLQVADGYQVPILRAVTRALPRILGAWALAFGLVAMVLFFLKAGEDYSRVAFGTWFVAGSAFLFLERIVIAVAIRRWARNGVMERRVVIVGGGEPAKALIRTLENQTDNDLRICGIFDDRDERRSPGIVAGYPKLGTVPELVEFARLTRVDMLIIALPLSAEKRILDLLKKLWILPVDIRLAAHATDLRFRPRSYSHVGHVPMLDVFDKPIADWDSVAKRIFDIVFSLLALALLWPVFIGAAIAVKVSSPGPIFFKQKRHGFNNDTIEVFKFRSMYTHLSDPTARAAVTKGDPRVTRVGRFLRKSSIDELPQIFNVLRGELSLVGPRPHAVAAQTADRKYADVVQGYFARHRVKPGVTGWAQINGWRGEIDSDDKIRFRTAFDLHYIENWSLWFDFKILVLTPFRLLDTENAY; via the coding sequence ATGAATCAGATCGACAAGCCGGAAACCTTCGACACCGAGGCCCTCCGGCGCAAGATTTCGGAAATCAGGACCTATGACCGCAGCGAGCCGGCGCCGGAGACCGATCCGAAGCCGCTGAACCCGCTGGCGCGCCGCGTGGCGCAGCAGTTCCGCACCGACACCCGCTCGCCGACCATCGTCATCGGCCTTCTGCGCCTGTTCGAGTTCCTTGCCCTCTTCTTGATCGGTTATGGAATCAATGCGCTTTATGTCGCGCCGGACTTCGACCGGTGGCTCGGCTACTGCGCCATGCTGCTCGCAAGCTCGCTGATGACCGTCGTCTTCCTGCAGGTCGCCGACGGTTATCAGGTGCCGATCCTGCGCGCCGTCACGCGCGCTTTGCCGCGCATCCTCGGTGCCTGGGCGCTGGCCTTCGGGCTGGTCGCGATGGTGCTCTTCTTCCTCAAGGCCGGAGAGGATTATTCGCGCGTCGCCTTCGGCACCTGGTTCGTCGCCGGTTCGGCCTTCCTGTTCCTGGAGCGCATCGTCATCGCCGTTGCGATCCGCCGCTGGGCGCGCAATGGGGTCATGGAGCGCCGGGTCGTCATCGTCGGCGGCGGCGAACCGGCCAAGGCGCTGATTCGCACGCTGGAGAACCAGACCGACAACGACCTGCGCATCTGCGGCATCTTCGACGATCGCGACGAGCGCCGCTCGCCCGGCATCGTCGCCGGCTACCCGAAGCTCGGCACCGTGCCGGAACTGGTGGAATTCGCACGGCTGACCCGCGTCGACATGCTGATCATCGCGCTGCCGCTTTCGGCCGAAAAGCGCATCCTGGATCTTTTGAAGAAGCTCTGGATCCTGCCGGTCGACATCCGGCTGGCCGCGCATGCCACCGATCTGCGCTTCCGGCCCCGCAGCTATTCCCATGTCGGCCACGTGCCGATGCTCGATGTTTTCGACAAGCCGATCGCCGACTGGGACTCGGTCGCCAAGCGCATCTTCGACATCGTCTTCAGCCTTTTGGCGCTAGCCCTGCTCTGGCCCGTCTTCATCGGCGCCGCCATCGCCGTCAAAGTGAGTTCGCCGGGACCGATCTTCTTCAAGCAGAAGCGCCACGGCTTCAACAATGATACGATCGAGGTCTTCAAGTTCCGCTCCATGTACACGCATCTGAGCGACCCGACGGCGCGGGCAGCCGTCACGAAGGGCGATCCGCGCGTCACCCGCGTCGGCCGGTTCCTGCGCAAATCCTCGATCGATGAATTGCCGCAGATCTTCAACGTGCTGCGTGGCGAGCTCTCGCTCGTCGGCCCCCGCCCCCATGCCGTCGCAGCGCAGACGGCGGATCGCAAATATGCCGATGTCGTTCAGGGCTATTTCGCCCGTCACCGGGTCAAGCCGGGCGTCACGGGCTGGGCGCAGATCAACGGCTGGCGCGGCGAGATCGACAGCGACGACAAGATCCGCTTCCGCACCGCCTTCGACCTGCACTACATCGAGAACTGGTCGCTCTGGTTCGACTTCAAGATCCTGGTTCTGACTCCCTTCCGCCTGCTCGACACGGAAAACGCCTATTGA
- a CDS encoding O-antigen ligase family protein, which produces MLGSGAVCLGVFLQGFVIVEPAPHELFMAGLIAVWALSSLTISRAVAPLAVLLILFMVGGLLSLTVMDDLSVAPMYMAVSGFLCLTSIFYAAIIEAKASRLTLIYQAWVWSAVITALLGILGYFGVIPGGEAFTLYDRAKGAFQDPNVFGPFLVAPSLYLMHGLLTGRLVQLPLRALGILVMGLGLFLSFSRAAWALYLFAACMLVFIMLLKERTGAFRLKILVITLFGTLLMVSSLVVALQIPQVANLFSSRTQLVQEYDGGHLGRFDRHRIGFLMSMEKPLGIGPMEFSKIFPEDEHNIWLKSLTSYGWLGFVSYVTLILITLAIGFKGLLLDRPWQPALMIAWIVLLGHVGIGNVIDTDHWRHFFLLLGIVWGCGALEWRHRRAVSVSQPTGPDAKFRFSALPSPRSHR; this is translated from the coding sequence ATGCTCGGCTCGGGTGCGGTCTGCCTCGGGGTGTTTCTGCAGGGCTTCGTCATCGTCGAGCCGGCCCCGCACGAGCTGTTCATGGCGGGCCTGATCGCGGTCTGGGCCCTGTCCAGCCTGACGATTTCGCGCGCCGTCGCGCCGCTCGCCGTACTCCTGATCCTCTTCATGGTCGGCGGCCTTCTCTCGCTGACGGTGATGGACGATCTCTCGGTCGCGCCGATGTACATGGCGGTCTCGGGCTTCCTCTGCCTCACCAGCATCTTCTATGCCGCGATCATCGAGGCCAAGGCCTCGCGGCTGACGCTCATTTATCAGGCCTGGGTCTGGTCGGCCGTCATCACCGCGCTGCTCGGCATTCTCGGCTATTTCGGCGTCATTCCCGGTGGCGAGGCCTTCACGCTATATGACCGCGCGAAGGGCGCCTTCCAGGATCCGAACGTCTTCGGTCCCTTTCTCGTCGCCCCGTCGCTCTATCTCATGCACGGTCTGCTGACAGGACGCCTCGTGCAGCTGCCTCTGCGCGCGCTCGGCATCCTTGTCATGGGTCTTGGCCTCTTCCTCTCCTTCTCGCGTGCTGCCTGGGCGCTCTATCTGTTCGCGGCCTGCATGCTGGTCTTCATCATGCTGCTCAAGGAGCGCACCGGCGCCTTCCGGCTGAAGATCCTGGTCATCACCCTGTTCGGCACATTGCTGATGGTGTCGTCGCTGGTCGTCGCGCTGCAGATACCCCAGGTCGCGAACCTTTTTTCGAGCCGCACCCAGCTCGTGCAGGAATATGATGGCGGTCACCTTGGCCGCTTCGACCGGCACCGCATCGGCTTCCTGATGTCCATGGAGAAGCCGCTCGGGATCGGGCCCATGGAGTTTTCCAAGATCTTCCCCGAAGACGAGCACAATATCTGGCTGAAGAGCCTGACCTCCTATGGCTGGCTCGGCTTCGTCTCCTATGTGACGCTCATCCTCATCACGCTCGCCATCGGCTTCAAGGGCCTGCTGCTCGATCGCCCCTGGCAGCCGGCGCTAATGATCGCCTGGATCGTCCTCTTGGGCCATGTCGGCATCGGCAATGTCATCGATACCGATCATTGGCGCCATTTCTTCCTGCTGCTCGGCATCGTCTGGGGCTGCGGCGCGCTCGAATGGCGCCATCGGCGCGCCGTCTCGGTCTCGCAGCCGACCGGGCCCGACGCTAAATTCCGCTTCTCCGCCTTGCCGAGCCCCCGCTCCCACCGTTAA
- a CDS encoding glycosyltransferase — MTPTAPTTDAERASLRILQVIEPSGGGSGRHFLDLCHGLMQRGHHVEAVYSPVRAEKSFVRELKAMGLPDVHKVAMRRAPGRSDLAAHRALRAIISRGRFDIIHGHSSKAGALTRLRLPGRHAQRVYTPHAFRTMDPTLSAGARRLYGSIESFLGRYLTDHLICVSEDEYRHALSLGIPEARLSVIVNGAAQPVKDMAATVRASFGIAPDTFVFGAIGRLSHQKAPERMIEAFRLAAAKVPGAHLIMIGSGELETPVRAAIAASGLQSRIHLTSAFTGPQAVSAFDCLVMPSRYEAMSYVMLEAAAVAKPIVSTDVGGATTAIEHGVTGFIVPNDGDTAKLAAAMIEVAEPATFARLKEGAERARSRFSLDTMIDRTEALYKRLVAR, encoded by the coding sequence ATGACACCGACTGCCCCGACGACCGACGCCGAGCGCGCCTCGCTCCGCATCCTGCAGGTGATCGAGCCGAGCGGTGGGGGATCGGGCCGCCACTTTCTCGATCTCTGCCACGGGCTCATGCAGCGGGGCCACCATGTCGAGGCGGTCTATTCGCCCGTTCGGGCGGAAAAGAGCTTCGTCCGTGAGCTGAAGGCCATGGGACTTCCCGACGTCCACAAGGTGGCTATGCGCCGCGCACCCGGCCGCTCGGACCTTGCGGCGCACCGGGCGCTGCGCGCGATCATCTCGCGCGGGCGGTTCGACATTATCCATGGCCACAGTTCCAAAGCCGGCGCGCTGACCCGCCTGCGGCTGCCCGGCCGCCATGCGCAGCGGGTCTATACACCGCACGCCTTCCGCACCATGGACCCGACGCTGAGCGCCGGCGCGCGGAGACTTTATGGTTCCATCGAGAGCTTTCTCGGGCGCTATCTGACCGACCACCTGATCTGCGTCTCCGAGGACGAGTATCGTCACGCTCTCTCCCTCGGCATTCCCGAAGCGCGCCTCAGCGTCATCGTCAATGGCGCGGCGCAGCCGGTCAAAGACATGGCCGCGACGGTGCGCGCCAGCTTCGGCATTGCGCCGGACACCTTCGTCTTCGGCGCCATCGGCCGCCTGTCGCATCAGAAGGCGCCCGAGCGGATGATCGAAGCCTTCCGGCTGGCGGCCGCCAAGGTGCCCGGCGCCCATCTCATCATGATCGGCTCGGGCGAGCTCGAAACGCCGGTTCGGGCGGCGATCGCTGCCAGCGGCCTGCAAAGCCGCATCCACCTGACCTCGGCCTTCACCGGCCCGCAGGCCGTCTCCGCCTTCGATTGCCTGGTCATGCCGAGCCGCTACGAAGCGATGTCCTATGTGATGCTGGAGGCGGCTGCCGTCGCCAAGCCGATCGTCTCCACCGATGTCGGCGGCGCGACGACCGCCATCGAACACGGCGTGACCGGCTTCATCGTTCCCAATGACGGCGATACGGCGAAGCTGGCGGCGGCCATGATCGAGGTGGCGGAGCCGGCAACCTTCGCCCGGCTGAAGGAAGGCGCCGAACGCGCCCGCAGCCGCTTCTCGCTCGACACCATGATCGACCGCACCGAGGCCCTTTATAAAAGGCTCGTCGCCCGCTGA